From Chryseotalea sp. WA131a:
AAATGAAGCGATGCCGCACCACTGGCCTATGTTGCGGGGCGGGAGGCGCGCAAATGTTTAAAGAACCCGAGAAAGGAAGCCAAGACATTAACATCGCTCGCACCGAAGAAGCGCTTTTGACGGGTGCGACCACCATCGCAGTGGCTTGTCCGTTTTGCATGACCATGATGACCGATGGCGTGAAGAACAAAGAAAAAGAGGTGAGTGTGCAAGTGAAGGATTTGGCTGAGTTGATTGTGGAGGCCAAAGGGCTTTAAATATTAGAGAATGGTGTAGTCTATTTTTTCTTACTAATCGTTTCGATTTTATGCTTATCCCAATTCCTCAACTTCCCCCTTCTGCTCGTACTTGGATTTATCAGGCCAACCGAGCCCTGCTTTCTCCTGAAGTTGAAATCATAAAATCAGCCCTTACCGAATTTTGTCAACAATGGGCAGCACATGGCCAGCCGTTGGAGAGCAATTTTGAAATCCGGGAAAATCGGTTTGTGATTTTATTGGTGAACGAAGAAACTCACGCGGCCAGCGGTTGCTCCATCGATGGTTCGGTACGGGTGATGAAGGGATTGCAACAACAACTGGGCATCGATTTTTTTGACAGAACGCAAGTTCCTTTTTGGATCGAGAATCAAATTCAAACCTTTCCGACCACCCAATTGAAAGCGGCTTTTGCCACAGGCCAGTTGACAAGTCAATCGATTACTTTTAACACCTTAGCGGCCACCAAATCTGAGTTAGATCAAAGTTGGAAAATGTTGGCGGAAAAATCGTGGCTGATAAAATATTGGCCCAAACCAGCGTTATCCTAGTTGCGAGAGTTGAAACCATAAATCGCAAAATCACAACTTGAATAAAATTTTTGAGGATATATTTCGTATTTTTAACGATGCATTACGGAGTGCAAATAATATGAATGGTATAAGACTGGTTTTATTAGGATTGGCGCTGTTGGCAGTTGGGTGCAGCGTGGAGAAAAAGATGAAAAACAACTTCAAGTATGCCAAATACGAGAAGGTGATCAAATATTATAAAGATGTCGTGCGCAAGCAGCCCAACAATGGCAAGGCCAACTTTTTTGTGGCAGAGTCCTATCGCCTTTCCAATCGCTTAAAAGAATCAGAATCCTTTTATGCCAAGGCAAGCGGTGCGGGCATCGATAAAGATTCGGTAAAATTGTTTTATGCCAAATCTTTGCAAGCCAACGCCAAGTATGACGAAGCCAAAACTGTACTGGAAGCCTTGCTAAGCGGCACTGAAAATGAAAAACTGAAGGACCGCGTTCAAAAAGAAATCAACGGATTGTCTTATTTGGGAAAACTGAACGAAAAGAAAAGTTATTACCGGGTAAAGCAAATGGAGTCGCTGAATACACCCTTTGCCGAATATGCGCCTGCTTACTCCAATGGTATTCTATATTTTGCTTCTTCCCGCAGCAATGCCCGCATTTACGAGGCATCGGGCACACCGTTTACAGATCTGTATCAAGTAGAGACCAAAGGAGCAGTGCCTGATTTAAATACTTTAAAAACCATTCAGGGAAATATCAATGCCCCGAATGTGAATACAGGTTGCATCACCTTTTCTCCTGATGGTAAATTGATGGTTTTTGCAAGAGGCAATTCAGGAAAGAAAAAAGGAGCTGAAGATGTTGACTTGTTTTTATCGCGGTTTAGAAATGGCGTTTGGACAGATCCTATTCCGATCAACATCAATACACCAAAATATTGGGAATCTACACCGGCCCTTAGCCCCGATGGCAGAACATTGTACTTCTCCTCTAGCAGGCCTGGCGGTTATGGTGGATTGGATTTGTACTCCGCGCAAATGGATAGTCGTGGGCGTTTTGGAAAAGTAAAAAACCTTGGCCCTGACATTAACACGGCTGGCGATGATACCTTCCCTTACATGGCCGAAAACAGCAAACTTTATTTTTCTTCGGATGGCCACCCAGGCTATGGTATGTTAGATCTGTTTGTGGTGAACCGCGCTAATGGTAAAACGCAAATTGAAAATCTTGGTCAACCCATGAATTCCACCAGCGATGATTTTGGCATGTACCTCTTTAAACCCGATCGTGGCTTTTTCACCTCCAATCGCGAAGATGGAAAAGGGGATGATGACATATATACGTTTGTGAACGATGATCCAAATTTGAAAGTAGTCAATTACTATTTGCAAGGAATCACTTACAATGTTCGCAAAGACAGCTCACGCGAAATTTTGCCCGATACAAAAGTTTCGTTGCTTGACCAAGGTGGCGATGTGATGCAAGAATTTACCACCGGCACGGATGGAAAATTTTTGTTCCGCGTGTATGAAAACGAAAACTATGTGTTGTTGGGCGATCACGATGGATATATTGTAAAGCGACAGCCCTATACGACCATCGGTAAATCTGTTCCGTTGGAGTCATTGAAAGAACTTGTAACCAATATTACACTCGATACTGTTTTGGTATTGGATAGAAAGGCAAAAAACATTGCGTTCATATTGAAGAATATTTATTTCGCATACAATATGGCTGACATCAATCAGGAATCAGCGAAAGAGCTTGATAGACTAGTTCAAATTTTAGAAGATAACCCAGATATCAAAATTGAAATGGGTTCACACACAGATAGTGTAGCTTCTAACTCTTACAATATTGAACTTTCGCAACGAAGAGCACAATCAACCGTAGATTACTTGATCCGCAAAGGCATAGACCCCAAACGATTGACTGCCAAGGGGTATGGAGAAGAAAAGCCCATCGCGCATAACACCAATCCGGATGGCACCGATAACCCTGTTGGCCGACAAAAAAACAGACGTACCGAATTTCGCATTTTAGAAATAGGCCCCGCACAAAAGCGCCCTGACTTTGATGAGGAAAAATATTTTAAGGAGGACAATGATAACTAGATGGTGGATGCTAGATAATCGATTCTGGCGACCATCAAGAAGAATCTAGTTGGATCTAATTTCATGGAACTAACAATCACTACACCCGCACTACTCTTTCCAACGGTCTCTTTGGTGTTATTAGCTTACACCAATCGATTTTTGGCGGTAGCCGCGTTGATCCGAAAATTGGCGGCACAATACAAAGACGATCATAATGAAAATGTGGCCGATCAAATCAAAAGTTTGAAGTTGCGGGTACGCCTCATCCGCGATATGCAAATGCTCAGCATTTTTGCCTTGCTACTAAGCGTAGTGTGTATGTTTTCACTTTTTATTGGCGAAATAGTTCTCGCGAAATATGTTTTCAGTGCGTCTCTGCTATCGTTGATGATTTCATTGGGGATGTCGCTGCGCGAAATCATGATTTCTACTCATGCGCTTGCCATTCAGTTGAAAGACATGGGGGATGACTTGAAGCTCTAAGTCGAGAAATCAATTGTAAATAAATTCCCCTGCCTCCGTTTTTATCGTCACTTGTTTTTTCTCTGAGGCTTCAACCCTGCCAATAATTTTTGCTTCAATACCAAATGATTGAGCAATATCGATGATCGGCTGCGCAAACTTTTGCGGCAAATAAATCTCCATACGGTGGCCCATATTGAAGACTTGGTACATCTCTTTTAAATCCGTTCCACTTACCTCGTGAATCAGTTTGAACAAAGGTGGAATTTCAAACAAGTTGTCTTTAATTACATGCAGGTAATCTACAAAGTGTAAAATCTTTGTTTGAGCACCACCACTGCAATGCACAATTCCATGAATATGATTTCGCAGTTCGTTCAATACCTTTACCATCACAGGCGCATAGGTGCGTGTAGGCGATAGCACTAGCTTACCTACATCCAAAGGCGAGCCAGAAGGTGAGTTATTAAGTTTGTCCGTCAATTGATATTTGCCTGCGTAAATCAAATCAAGCGGAACGGCCGGGTCAATCGACTCAGGAAATTTTTGGGCGTATTCTTTTGCAAAAACATCGTGCCGTGCAGAGGTAAGTCCGTTGCTGCCCATGCCCCCGTTGTATTCGCTTTCATATGTTGCTTGACCATAAGAGGCGAGCCCTACAATTACATCACCCGCTTGAATATTTTTGTTGTCAATCACATCAGATCGCTTCATGCGTGCCACCACGGTGCTATCCACAATAATGGTTCTTACCAAGTCGCCCACATCGGCCGTTTCACCACCGGTGCTGATGATGTCCATGCCATGACTACGTAGCATGGCCAACACTTCTTCTGTGCCGTTGATGAGGGTGCTGATGACCTCACCCGGGATTTTATTTTTATTGCGGCCAAGGGTAGATGAAAGCAAGATAGGGCCTGTAGCCCCAACGCAAAGCAAATCATCCACGTTCATGATGATGGCATCTTGCGCAATTCCTTTCCATACTGATAAGTCGCCCGTTTCTTTCCAATAGAGATAAGCCAACGAAGATTTTGTTCCCGCGCCATCGGCATGCATCACCGTGCAATAGGCCGGGTCATTCGCCAGCAAGTCTGGCACGATTTTGCAAAATGCTTTTGGAAAAAGTCCTTTGTCTAATTTTTGGATGGCTTGATGCACATCTTCTTTGGAAGCAGAAACACCTCTTTGGTTGTAGCGGTCAGTCATTCATCAAAAAATTGAAAGGCAAAGGTAACGATTAGAAATTCTTTGGAGGGTGTGAGCGGTTTTATTAAAGTTTAGCAATACGCTTAATATCTTCGATAATCCGCTTCGCCAACTCATCCGCCTTTTTTTCATTTTGCGATTCGGCATAGATGCGAATGATCGGCTCAGTGTTCGATTTGCGCAAATGCACCCATTCTTTCGCCTGCTCAAAATCAATCTTTACCCCATCGATGTCATTTATCTTTTCGTTTTGGTATTTCGCTTTTACGTCAACCAGCACTTTATCAACATCAATTTGAGGGGTTAGCTCAATCTTGTTTTTGGAAATGAAATACTCTGGATAGGTTTTACGGAGCTCAGAAGCTGACAGATTTGATTTCGCTAAATGAGTCAAGAACAAGGCAATGCCCATCAACGCATCGCGGCCATAATGCAGCTCTGGAAAAATAACACCGCCATTGCCTTCGCCACCAATCACGGCTTTTACCCGTTTCATTTCGTTCACCACA
This genomic window contains:
- a CDS encoding OmpA family protein, which gives rise to MNGIRLVLLGLALLAVGCSVEKKMKNNFKYAKYEKVIKYYKDVVRKQPNNGKANFFVAESYRLSNRLKESESFYAKASGAGIDKDSVKLFYAKSLQANAKYDEAKTVLEALLSGTENEKLKDRVQKEINGLSYLGKLNEKKSYYRVKQMESLNTPFAEYAPAYSNGILYFASSRSNARIYEASGTPFTDLYQVETKGAVPDLNTLKTIQGNINAPNVNTGCITFSPDGKLMVFARGNSGKKKGAEDVDLFLSRFRNGVWTDPIPININTPKYWESTPALSPDGRTLYFSSSRPGGYGGLDLYSAQMDSRGRFGKVKNLGPDINTAGDDTFPYMAENSKLYFSSDGHPGYGMLDLFVVNRANGKTQIENLGQPMNSTSDDFGMYLFKPDRGFFTSNREDGKGDDDIYTFVNDDPNLKVVNYYLQGITYNVRKDSSREILPDTKVSLLDQGGDVMQEFTTGTDGKFLFRVYENENYVLLGDHDGYIVKRQPYTTIGKSVPLESLKELVTNITLDTVLVLDRKAKNIAFILKNIYFAYNMADINQESAKELDRLVQILEDNPDIKIEMGSHTDSVASNSYNIELSQRRAQSTVDYLIRKGIDPKRLTAKGYGEEKPIAHNTNPDGTDNPVGRQKNRRTEFRILEIGPAQKRPDFDEEKYFKEDNDN
- a CDS encoding DUF2721 domain-containing protein, giving the protein MELTITTPALLFPTVSLVLLAYTNRFLAVAALIRKLAAQYKDDHNENVADQIKSLKLRVRLIRDMQMLSIFALLLSVVCMFSLFIGEIVLAKYVFSASLLSLMISLGMSLREIMISTHALAIQLKDMGDDLKL
- a CDS encoding phosphoribosylformylglycinamidine cyclo-ligase, yielding MTDRYNQRGVSASKEDVHQAIQKLDKGLFPKAFCKIVPDLLANDPAYCTVMHADGAGTKSSLAYLYWKETGDLSVWKGIAQDAIIMNVDDLLCVGATGPILLSSTLGRNKNKIPGEVISTLINGTEEVLAMLRSHGMDIISTGGETADVGDLVRTIIVDSTVVARMKRSDVIDNKNIQAGDVIVGLASYGQATYESEYNGGMGSNGLTSARHDVFAKEYAQKFPESIDPAVPLDLIYAGKYQLTDKLNNSPSGSPLDVGKLVLSPTRTYAPVMVKVLNELRNHIHGIVHCSGGAQTKILHFVDYLHVIKDNLFEIPPLFKLIHEVSGTDLKEMYQVFNMGHRMEIYLPQKFAQPIIDIAQSFGIEAKIIGRVEASEKKQVTIKTEAGEFIYN